The Humulus lupulus chromosome 3, drHumLupu1.1, whole genome shotgun sequence genome window below encodes:
- the LOC133824050 gene encoding uncharacterized protein LOC133824050 — translation MTSSEEISSQTSGPNPIPAQIQAQIQSFSSMGSIYSHDTNSFHITAHKLDGRSYLQWAQSVKLVICGRGKLGYLTGDFPTPHLTDSTYKVWQAKNYIVLAWLINSMDRKISRMYLFFKISKEVWDAAKKMYSDLGNASQIFEICTKLKEIKQGTHTVTQYFSDLQDLWQELDLYMDTTPLCATCTTLQRQQLEKERVFEFLTRLNNNLDEVQGRLVSCSPFPDTEEAFSEVKHEEARRRVMLTTPELPVVESSVLVSKSGPPPFGRSTLDPRPNRTGQRPWCDQYQRHGHTRSTCWEIHGKPPNWTPRCQNDKKTYHTQTSDATNLSTHAAPSFSQEQLEQLYTFFSQSFMKPKSGPESHSASVAHSGHFSSAFQHHGSSTLAQLIT, via the coding sequence ATGACAAGCAGTGAAGAAATCTCCTCCCAAACTAGTGGGCCTAACCCAATTCCAGCCCAAATCCAGGCCCAAATTCAGTCATTTAGTTCCATGGGATCCATTTACAGTCATGATACCAACTCTTTCCACATCACAGCCCACAAACTTGATGGTAGGAGTTATCTACAATGGGCACAGTCAGTAAAGTTGGTCATCTGTGGGCGTGGAAAACTTGGATACCTCACTGGTGACTTTCCTACCCCTCATCTAACTGACTCCACTTACAAGGTATGGCAGGCTAAGAATTATATTGTCCTTGCTTGGCTTATTAATTCGATGGATCGAAAAATCAGTcgcatgtatttattttttaagattTCTAAGGAAGTCTGGGATGCTGCTAAGAAGATGTACTCTGACCTTGGAAATGCCTCTCAGATTTTTGAGATTTGTACCAAACTCAAAGAAATCAAGCAAGGTACTCACACTGTAACCCAATATTTCTCAGACTTACAAGACTTGTGGCAGGAACTCGACTTGTATATGGATACCACTCCTTTGTGTGCTACCTGCACCACACTCCAGCGCCAACAATTAGAAAAGGAGCGGGTCTTTGAATTCCTTACGAGGTTGAACAATAATCTTGATGAAGTTCAGGGTCGTTTGGTCAGTTGTTCTCCTTTTCCTGACACTGAAGAAGCTTTCTCTGAGGTCAAACATGAAGAAGCACGTCGTCGTGTCATGCTCACCACTCCAGAATTGCCTGTCGTTGAAAGCTCTGTGCTTGTCTCAAAATCAGGTCCACCACCATTTGGCAGATCCACTCTTGACCCTCGACCTAATCGTACGGGGCAACGACCTTGGTGTGATCAATATCAACGTCATGGCCATACTCGCTCCACCTGTTGGGAAATTCATGGAAAACCACCAAACTGGACACCTCGTTGCCAGAATGACAAAAAAACCTATCACACTCAGACATCAGATGCTACCAATCTGAGCACTCATGCTGCCCCTTCATTCAGTCAGGAACAACTCGAACAATTATACACGTTCTTTAGTCAATCTTTCATGAAACCCAAGTCTGGTCCCGAATCTCATAGTGCATCTGTTGCACATTCTGGTCATTTTTCTTCCGCTTTCCAACACCATGGATCATCGACTCTGGCGCAACTGATCACATGA
- the LOC133824051 gene encoding uncharacterized mitochondrial protein AtMg00810-like has protein sequence MQGQIDHILFIKHSETGKIAVLIVYVDNIIATGNHTEEMILIKEMLAKDFEVKNLGGFGYFLGMEFATSKLGNSVSQRKYTLDLLNETGMHGSKPSRTSIELGDKKKMFEGSPIDKGRIMRYLKQTPGKGLFFKKTTERKIEVLTDADWAGSVNDRKSTSGYCTIV, from the exons ATGCAAGGTCAAATAGATCATATCCTATTCATCAAACACTCAGAAACTGGGAAAATAGCAGTATTGATTGTGTATGTTGATAATATCATTGCCACTGGCAACCACACTGAAGAAATGATTTTGATCAAAGAAATGTTGGCAAAAGATTTTGAAGTCAAGAATCTTGGCGGATTCGGGTATTTTCTGGGAATGGAATTTGCTACAAGCAAACTAGGGAATTCAGTTTCTCAAAGAAAATACACTCTTGATCTCTTAAATGAAACAGGAATGCATGGCAGTAAACCCAGCAGAACTTCAATCGAGCTGGGAGACAAGAAGAAAATGTTTGAAGGAAGTCCAATTGACAAAGGAAG AATTATGAGGTATCTAAAGCAAACACCAGGAAAAGGTCTTTTCTTCAAAAAGACAACTGAGAGGAAGATCGAAGTActcacagatgcagattgggctggGTCAGTTAATGATAGAAAGTCTACATCTGGGTATTGCACAATTGTATGA